A window of the Thalassoglobus sp. JC818 genome harbors these coding sequences:
- a CDS encoding TatD family hydrolase, which translates to MLIDTHAHLDEQSFETDLDGVLARALEAGVEKIFTIGISRSTSEAAVRLAEQHSQLFAVVGIQPNYVAEAQHDDFSKIESLASHSKVVAIGETGLDRYWDHAPLDLQKEYFVRHIELAIDRDLPFIVHCRDAEDDVVEVLKETTAGRQLRGVMHSFCGTTATAEECLSLGMHISFAGMVTFKKNDDLRSVAKSIPLDRLLVETDSPYLAPVPVRGNRNEPANVVHTARCVADVHGLTYDQFAEQVTSNTRELFRLE; encoded by the coding sequence ATGCTCATCGATACACACGCCCATCTGGACGAGCAGTCGTTTGAGACTGACTTGGATGGGGTGCTTGCCAGGGCCCTCGAAGCTGGAGTTGAAAAGATCTTCACGATTGGGATCTCTCGATCCACCAGTGAAGCAGCGGTTCGTCTGGCGGAACAGCACTCACAACTGTTCGCCGTTGTTGGAATTCAGCCGAACTACGTTGCTGAAGCTCAGCACGATGACTTCTCAAAAATTGAGTCTCTCGCGAGTCACTCCAAGGTTGTTGCGATTGGCGAAACGGGTCTCGATCGCTATTGGGATCACGCGCCGCTGGACCTTCAAAAGGAGTACTTCGTTCGCCATATCGAATTGGCGATTGATCGCGACTTGCCGTTCATTGTGCATTGTCGAGATGCAGAAGATGACGTGGTGGAAGTACTTAAAGAGACCACTGCGGGACGTCAGCTACGTGGTGTGATGCATTCGTTTTGCGGGACAACAGCGACAGCTGAAGAGTGTTTGAGTCTGGGTATGCATATCTCGTTCGCAGGTATGGTGACGTTCAAGAAGAATGATGATCTGCGAAGCGTAGCCAAGTCGATTCCGCTTGATCGACTCTTGGTCGAAACAGACTCTCCGTATTTGGCTCCTGTTCCAGTTCGAGGAAATCGGAATGAGCCAGCGAATGTTGTTCACACAGCCAGGTGTGTTGCGGACGTGCATGGGCTGACTTACGATCAGTTTGCCGAACAGGTAACGTCTAACACTCGAGAATTGTTCCGCCTTGAGTAG